CCACGACCTGCCCGTCCCCGAGCCCCGCGAGAGCATCGAGGTCGCCCGCCGCGAGCAGTGGCGCCAGCACGCCACCTGGGTCCGCGACTCCGCCGCCCCCTGGGTCCACCGCCGCCTCACCGGCCGCTCCTCCGGCGACGGCCTGGACCCCCGGTGGCCCACACTCGCGCGGCCGCCGCACCACAGCGCGACCTGATCGTCTAGCATGTGCGCGGCTGGTCACACCGGCCGTGCGGATGTAGCTCAGTTGGTAGAGCGCGACCTTCCCAAGGTCGATGTCGCGAGTTCGAGTCTCGTCATCCGCTCCACCCGGGACGTCATACGGACAGGACGTCCCCTCCCTCCGGACGTATGACGTCCCACGCCAGCCCCCTAGGCTCGCAGGCGTGGAGTTCCAAGGCTTTCCCGTCGCCGCGCTCGACTTCTACGACGACCTCGAGGTGGACAACACCAAGTCGTTCTGGGAGGCGCACAAGCACGTGTACGCCGAGTCGGTGAAGGCACCGATGACCGCACTGTGCGCGGCACTGGAGCCGGAGTTCGGCAAGGCGAAGATCTTCCGGCCGTACCGCGACGTGCGGTTCGCGAAGGACAAGACCCCCTACAAGACCCACCAGGGCGCCTACGTGGGCGTCGGCCCCGCCACCGGGTGGTACGTCGAGATCAGCCCCCGGGGGCTGCGCACCGGCGCCGGGTTCTACGAGGCGTCCGGCACCCGCCTGGCCGCCTTCCGTGAGGCGGTCGCCCACGACACCTTCGGCCCCGAGCTCGAGCGCCTGGTCGCCGAGCTCGAGCAGGCCGGCTTCGAGGTCGGTGGCGACACCCTCAAGACCCAGCCCCGTGGCTTCGACGCCGACCACCCGCGCATCGCGCTGCTGCGGCACAAGGCGCTGACGCTCGGCAGGCAGCACGGGTTCGAGCCCGTCATCCACACCCCCGAAGCCCTCGACCTGGTGCGCGAGGACTGGCGCACGCTGCGCCCGTTCGTCGAGTGGGTGCAGCGGCACGTGCAGGACCGAGCCGACGCGCAACACTAGAACACGTTCCAGTTCCGGCGTACGATCCCGCGGGTGAGCACCTCTCCCGACACCCGCCCGGCCGCCCTCACCTCCGACGCGATCGACTGGCGCGCGTCCACCGAGGAGCACCCGGCACGGATGGCCTCCATGCGCTCCTACTCCGCGGTCGCCAAGGGCGACCTGGCCGAGTGGCTGACGGTGTACGCCGAGGACGCGGTGCTCGAGGACCCCGTCGGCCCCTCCATGTTCGACCCGGAGGGTCGCGGCCACCGCGGCCACGAGGGCATCAGCGCCTTCTGGGAGCAGGCCATCGCACCGATCGCGACCTTCGAGTTCACGATCACCGACTCCTTCGCCAACCCGGGCAGCAACACCTGCGCCAACATCGGCTCGATCCGCACGTCGTTCCCGGACGGCTCGCACACCACGACCGACCTGATCATGGTCTACGTCGTCCACGACGACGGCCGGGTCGCGTCGATGAAGGCCTTCTGGGAGCCCGAGCGCACCATGGCCACCTTCACCAAGGCTTAGGCCGCCCGACGGCCGCGGCGCCACCGGCCGTTCACCTGACGCTCTCCTGCGCGGGCCACCCTGCGGGCATGGCCAAGCGCAGGTTCGTGATCCACATCGGCCTCCCCCACGCCGGCGGAGGCTCCCTGGCGGGTGCGCTCGCCGACCACGCAGCACCCCTCGCGGACGCCGGCGTGCGGGTGCCGGCGCGCAGCACCGACGAGGCCCGCCGGGCGGCGCTCGAGCTGCGACGGCTGCACGCCACCTACGGCTTCAAGCGCAAGGAGGTCGAGGGCACCTGGGCGCTGCTGTGCAAGCGCGCCCGGAAGGAGGGCGCGAAGTCCCACGACGCGGTCGTCGTCTCCGACGACCTGCTCGCCGGCGCCACCCCCGAGCAGATCGCCCTGCTGCTGGACAGCCTGGCCGGCTTCGAGGTGCACGTGGTCGCGGTGCTCGCCGATCCCGCGCAGCAGCTGGCGGCCGCCTGGACCGACGCGGTCCGCGCCGGCTCCGAGCTGGAGCTGCGCCGCTACGCCCGCCGGGTCCTCGACCCCGACCGTCGCCTCGACGAGGCCGCCTCCTTCTGGGCCGACCAGGACGCGCCGGTGATCCTGGACCGCTGGGCCGGGGAGCTGCGCCGTCCCGACCGCGTGCACGTCGTCATCCCGACCGCGGACGCGGACCCGGCCCGGGCCGCCTGGGCGACGATCGCCCGCCTGGTCGGGGCCGACGCCGACGCCCTGCCGGTGACCTCGACCGCCTCCGCGCCCGACGCCGCCTCGCTGGCCGTGCTCCGCGACGTGAACGCCTCCGTCGACGGCCGCGCGGACCGGCGTACCCAGCGGCTGCTGAGCGAGGCCCACCTGGTCCGCAGCACCGACGCCCCGGCCGCCGTGCCGGCCGACCTGCACGAGGAGCTCACCGAGCTGGCCGAGGCCTGGGGCAAGGCGCTGGCCGAGGGCGGCTACGCCGTCACCGGCGACGCCGCCGACCTGCTGCCGGCAGCCGCACCCGCCGCCGCGCCGGTCGACCCGACCCTCGAGGAGCGGCTGGCCGGCACCACCGACGCCCTCGCCGACCTGCTCGTCGAGCTGGCCCGGACCCGCGAGCGGGCCGAGGAGCTGGAGAAGCGCAACGCGAAGCTGGAGCGGAAGAAGGCCAAGCTGCGCACGCGTCTGGCTGCGGCCCTCGCCGAGGGCTGAGGGTCCAGCCCAGGACGGTGGTCTCGACGCCCGCTCCTCGCTGGCGCTCGTCGCTGCTCGACCACCGGGCAGGGCCCGCTCCTCGCTGGCGCTCGTCGCTGCTCGACCACCGGGCAGGGCCCGCTCCTCGCTGGCGCTCGTCGCTGCTCGACCACCGGGCAGGGCCCGCTCCTCGCTGGCGCTCGTCGCTGCTCGACCACCAGCACCGGGATCAGTGCGGCGCCCAGGCGTCCTCGTCCGCCGTACGCCGGCTCACGCAGTCCGGGAGCCGCTGGTCGGCCAGCTGCTGGATCGAGACGTGCTCGAAGACGTCGCGCAGCGAGCGGCGCGCGGCGATCCACACCTGCTGCAGCGGCTCGGCCCGGTCGTTGTACTCGACCTGCTCGGGCCGCAGCCCGTAGACCGAGACCAGCGGACCGTCCACGGCCCGGATGACGTCGGCCACGCTCACGTCCCCCGCGACGCGGGCGAGCTTCCACCCGCCGGACTGGCCGCGCTGGCTCAGGACGATCCCCGCCCGGCGCAGGTCGGCCAGGATCGCCTGCAGGAAGTTGCGCGGGATGTCCTGCAGCCGACCGAGCTCCTCGGCGCTCACCGCGGCGCTGTCCGCGCGGGTGGCCATCTCGATGAGGGCTCGCAGCGCGTAGTCGGACTTCGCGGACACACGCATGAGGCCAGTGTGTCAGACGAGTCGATCGAGTCACTCGACTTCGTGGTGTTCGCCGGCTCTTCGTGCGGCCTCTGCCGACGCGTCGTGGGCCCGGACGACGGAACGCTTGACCAGGTAGGGGATCCGGACCACCCGGAAGTGGTTGCAGGCTAAGTTACCCACGCGTATCATTATGTTACCGGCCAGTAGTACGCCGACGTACTGCCCTGTATGCGATGCCGGATCCCGAGATCAGAAGGTGGGCCCCCGTGAGCCACTACAAGAGCAACCTGCGCGACATCGAGTTCAACCTCTTCGAGGTGCTGGGCCGCGACGAGGTCCTCGGCACCGGTCCGTTCGCCGAGGTGGACGGCGAGACCGCCCGTGAGGTGCTGGCCGAGGTCGAGCGCCTCTCCCGCGAGGACCTCGCCGCGTCCTTCGTCGACTCCGACCGCAACCCGCCGGTCTTCGACCCCGCCACGAACACCGCTCCGCTCCCGGAGTCGTTCAAGAAGAGCTACCAGGCCTGGATGGACGCCGAGTTCTGGCGCCTGCAGACCTTCGCCGAGCTGGGCGGCACCCCCGCGCCGCCGAGCATCTCGTGGGGCCTCGGCGAACTGGTGCTCGGCGCCAACCCCGCCATCTGGATGTACGGCGCCGGCCCGATGTTCGCCGGCGTGCTGCACCGCAACGGCATCGAGCGTGACAAGAAGATCGCGCAGATGATGATCGACAAGGGCTGGGTCGCCACCATGGTGCTCACCGAGCCCGACGCCGGCTCCGACGTGGGCGCGGGCCGCACCAAGGCCACCCCCAACGAGGACGGCACCTGGAACATCGAGGGCGTCAAGCGGTTCATCACCTCCGCCGAGTCCGACCTCTCCGACAACGTCATCCACCTGGTCCTCGCGCGCCCCAGCGGCGTCGAGGGTGCCGGTGGCCCGGGCACCAAGGGCCTCTCGCTCTTCATCGTCCCGAAGTTCCACTTCGACCTCGAGACCGGCGAGCTGGGCGAGCGCAACGGCGCCTACGTCACCAACGTCGAGCACAAGATGGGCATCAAGGTCTCCAACACCTGCGAGGTCACCTTCGGCGACCCGGCCGTCGGTGGCGGCGAGCCGGCCCGCGGCTTCCTCCTCGGCGAGGTCCACGACGGCATCGCGCAGATGTTCCAGGTCATCGAGAACGCCCGGATGATGGTCGGCACCAAGGCCATCGCCACGCTGTCGACCGGCTACCTCAACGCGCTGGAGTTCGCGAAGTCCCGCGTCCAGGGTGCCGACCTGACCCAGTCCGGCGACAAGACCGCGCCGCGCGTCACGATCACCCACCACCCCGACGTGCGCCGCTCGCTGATGACGCAGAAGGCCTACGCCGAGGCGATGCGCTCGCTGGTGCTCTACACCGCCTCCTGGCAGGACCGGGTGGCCCTCGCCGAGCACAACGGCGAGGCGGACAAGCTCGCCGAGGCCGTCAACGACCTGCTGCTCCCGATCGTGAAGGGCTACGGCTCCGAGCGCTCGTGGACCCTGCTCGGCACCGAGTCCCTGCAGACCTTCGGTGGCTCCGGCTTCCTGCAGGAGTACCCGATCGAGCAGTACGTCCGCGACGCCAAGATCGACACCCTCTACGAGGGCACCACCGCGATCCAGGGCCAGGACTTCTTCTTCCGCAAGATCGTCAAGGACCAGGGCAAGGCGCTGGGCCACCTGGCCGGCGAGATCCAGTCCTTCATCGACTCCGAGGCCGGCAACGGTCGGCTGAAGAACGAGCGGGCGCTGCTGGCCACCGCCCTCGACGACGCCAACGCCATGGTCGGCCACCTGATCAACGACCTGATGTCGGCGCAGGAGGAGATCCGCAACATCTACAAGGTCGGCCTGAACACCTCGCGTCTGCTGATGACGCTGGGTGACGTGGTCTGCGCCTGGCTGCTGCTCCGAGGCGCCGAGGTGGCCCTGGAGAAGCTCGGTGGCCCCGAGGGCGGCGGCAAGGACAAGGCGTTCTACGAGGGCAAGGTCGCTGCGGCGCAGTTCTTCGCCCAGAACGTGCTGCCCAAGATCGCCGCCGAGCGCGCGATCGCCGAGGCGACCGACCTGTCGCTGATGGACATCGACGAGGCCGCGTTCTGACCCGCGCCCTCTGAGCCACGCACGGCCCGCTGCTCCTCCCGAGCGGCGGGCCGTTCGCGTTGGTGGCGGCAAGGAGCTCAGTCGAGCGGGTACCCGCGGTACTGCGACGGCACCCGGTAGCCGGTGTGGCCGATCAACCACGTGCGGGCCTTCTCGGTGGCGCCGTAGAGGTTGATGCTGAACCGCTTGTCGCCGTAGGCGTTGGTGCGCAGGTACGGCGTCGTGGGCTGCTGCTTGGTCTGCCGCGCCCAGGCCGGGCCGTAGGTCCACCGGAACGGCTTCTTGCCACCGTTGTACGCCGAGAGCTGCTTCTTCATGGTGGGCACGTCGACCCACTGGATCATCCGCAGCCGCCCGGCGCCGTGCGGGGTCGAGATCGTGCAGTCCATGGCGCTGACCTGCTCGGCGGTCGTGCCCTTGGAGGTGCAGGACGCGTTCGTGGCGAACATCCACCGCAGGCCGGTCGCGCCGGTCGGGCCGTCGGGGCAGGCGCTGGCCCCGCCCACGACCTCGCTGCCGTCCCAGCAGTGGAAGTCGGCCTTCGGGGCCGGCTCCTTGGTCGGGCTGGCCTCGGTCGTCGGGCGGCCGGACGGGCCGGCGGTCGGGTCGATCGGCCCTTCGATCGGCCCCGCCTGGGTGTCGAGCCCTCGACCCCCGCCGGCGCCGCCGCGCCCCCCGGAGGAACGGGTCGGCGCCGCGCTCGTCGGGTCGCCGGGCTCCTCGGGCAGCAGCAGCGTGCCGCTGCGCGGGGTGGGGCGGCTGCGCGGCGGCTGCTGCGTCGACAGGGTCGCCCCGGGTGCCACGGCCACCGGCTGGGCGGTCACCGTCGTGGTGAGGGTGGGGCCGTCCGGGCCGGCCACGGTGCGGACCGTGCCCTCGCCGGCGCTGAGGCCGGCGTAGGCGCCGATCGCGGCCACGAGCACGGCACCCACCGCCGTACCGGCCAGGGCGGCGGCGCGCCGCCCGCGCCGCGCGGCGGGGGCGGCGGTGTCGAGAGCGGCCACCGCGGGCAGCACCGAGTGCCGCACCGACGTGGCCGCGGGCAGGGCCAGCGCCGCCGGGGCGTGCTCGAGCACGGTGGCCAGCTCGCGCCGCATCGCGCGGGCCGAGGGGTAGCGGGCGCCGGGGTCCTTGGCCATCGCGCGCGCCAGCACGCGGTTGAGGTCGCGGGTGGTGTCGTCGACCTCGGGCAGCTGCGGCACGGGCGCCTGGAGGTGGGCCAGGGCGACCTCGACGTCGGTGCCGGAGTACGGCGCGGCGCCGGTGAGCACGTGCCAGAGCAGGCACCCGGTGGAGTAGACGTCCCCGGCGACACCGGTCTGCTGCCCCTGGTGCCGCTCGGGCGCCATGTAGGGGTAGGAGCCGACCAGGCCGCCGGTGCGGGTGATCTCGCTGCCGGGGAGGGAGGCGATGCCGAAGTCGCACAGCACCGCCTCGAGCCTCTCGCCCCGTCGCCGCAGCAGCACGTTGCTGGGCTTGACGTCGCGGTGCACGACCCCGGCGCGGTGGGCGTCCTCGAGGCCGTCGAGGACCTGCACCACCAGGTCGAGCGCCACCCGCGGGGCGGGCGCCCCCTCGTCGCGCACCCGCGCGAACAGGTCGCCGTCGGGCACCGGGGCGGTGACCAGGTGGAGGCAGCCGTCGAGCTCGCCGTGGTCGTGCACGGCCACCACGTGGGGGCTCTCGACGCGGGAGAGCGCCTGGGCCTCACGGCGGAAGCGCGCGCGGTAGTCCTCGTCGGCCGCGAGCTGGGGGGTGATGATCTTGAGCGCGACCTCGCGGTCCAGGGCGGTGTCGAGCGCGGCGTACACGACCCCCATGCCGCCGTGACCCAGCACGCGCAGCAGGCGGTAGCGGCCGAGGTGGTCCCCGACCGAGGGCATCCGGATCACGTGGGCTCCCGAGGCGGGCGGTGGCTCAGCGACGCAGGTGGGCGGAGGCCGCCCGTCGCACCGCCTCGGTGACCCTGCCCAGGAGGGGGGAGTCCAAACGCCAGCGCTGCCAGTGCAGGGGTACGTCGACGTGCCGACCGGGCGCGAGCCGCGCCAGCCGCCCGGCCCGCTCGAGCGGCAGCAGCTGGGTCTCGGGCACCATCCCCCAGCCCAGGCCCAGCGCCAGCGCCTCCAGGAAGTCGGCCGAGGTGGGCACGCGGTGGGTCGGCGGCGCGACCCGCTCCCCCAGCTCCTGCGCCAGCAGGTCGTGCTGGAGGGCGTCCTTGGCGTTGAACACCACCACCGGCATCCGGCTCCAGTCCGGACGACCGGAGGGGTCCCCGTGGCGGGCGAGCAGCGCGGGCGCGGCGACGGGCAGGTAGCGCATGGTGCCCAGTCGCTCGACCGAGCAGCCCTGCACCGGTTCGGGGTCGCTGGTCACGGCCGCCAGGGCCTCACCGCGCCGCAGCAGCTCGTGGGAGTGCGCCTGGTCCTCGACCTCGAGGCGCAGCACGGCGTCGTCCCACCCAGCGGCCTCGCCGAGGACGTCGCGGAACCAGGTGGCCAGCGAGTCCGCGTTGACCGCCAGGCCCAGCTCGCTGCGGCGACCGGCGGCGGGCTCCAGCGCGGTGCGGGCCTCGGCCTGCAGCAGCGCCTGCGCCCGGCCGAGCCGGACGAGGGTGTCGCCGGCGGGCGTCGCGGTGCACGGGGTGGCCCGGCGGACCAGCACCTGCCCGACGCTCGACTCCAGGGCCCGCACCCGCTGGCTGACCGCGCTGGGGGTGACGTGCAGCGCTCGGGCGGCCGCCTCGAAGGTCCCGGCGTCGACCACCGCCACGAGGGCGGCGAGCTGCGGCGCGGGCAGGTCCATGAAGCGATGCTAAGGGTCCTGCAGATTCTTTCGCTTCTCTTCTCGTGGGCGCGGCCCTAGCGTCGTCGCGTGCTCACCACCGCCCTGACCGGCTTCGCCGCCGGCCTCACGCTCATCGTCGCCATCGGCAGCCAGAACGCGTTCGTCCTGCGCTGCGGGCTGGCCCGTCACCACGTCGGGCCGGTGGTGCTGGTGTGCGCGCTGTCCGACGCGGTGCTCATCAGCGCGGGGGTGGCCGGGATCGGCACCATCGTGACCCGCGCGCCGGTCGTGCTGGACGTGGTGCGCTGGGCCGGGGTGGTGTTCCTGTCGGCGTACGCACTGCTGTCCTTCCGCCGCGCCTGGCAGGGGGGCGAGAAGCTCTCGGCGGCGGGCGGGCCGGTCGGCTCGGCGGCCGCCGCGGTCTCCACCGCGGTCGCGCTGACCTGGCTCAACCCGCACGTCTACCTCGACACCGTGCTGCTGCTCGGCTCGCTGGCCAACGGCACGGGGCACCCGTGGTGGTTCGCGGTCGGCGCGGCGCTGGGGTCGGTGGTGTGGTTCACCGCGCTCGGGTACGGCGCCCGGCTGGCCTCGCCGCTGTTCGCCCGGCCCCGCGCCTGGCAGGTCCTCGACGTGCTGATCGGGATCACGATGGTGCTGATCGCGGTGAAGCTGGCGCGGGGGTAGCGGTCGGCGGGCCGGAAGGTTCGACTGATGTCAGTCAGACCTTGCACGTCGCGGTCGAAGGTTCGACCGCGAACCCGAAGGTCGGACTGACATCAGTCAGACCTCACACACCCCCCAGCGGCAGCCGCAGCTCCCCGGGCGCCCCGGCCTCGATCCGGACGGGGATCCCCCAGTCCTGCTGGTGCATCCGGCAGGCAGCACCCTCGCCGCCGTCGGCGTCGCACGAGGCGGCCCGGGCGGCGACGTGGAGCACCCCGTCACCCACGTGCGGGTCGAGCTCGAGCACCCGGGTCAGCGCGGTGTCGCGACCACCGCCCGAGCGGATCAGGCCGGGCGGGGTGGACTCCACGACCAGCTGCGAGGGCGGGCCGAACCGGTCGTCGACCTTCTGCCCCGGGGGCGGCGTGAACGTGACCACCAGTGAGACCGAGGCAGGCACCGGCGTGACGGGGCGCTGCGTGGAGTGCGCGAACCCGTCCACGGCCACCACGCCGGCCAGCGGCACCCGGGTGAGCCGGTGCGCGGTGGACTCCACCACGACCAGCAGCGGCTCGTCGTCCGCCCCGACCTCGAGGTACGCCGACGACGGCTCGGCCAGCCCCTGGGCGATCGTCGACACGTGGCCGGTCGCCGGGTCGTAGCGGCGCACGGCGCCGTTGTAGGTGTCGCAGACCGCCACCGAGCCGTCCGGCAGCGCGGTGACCCCGAGCGGGTGCTGGAGCAGCGCCTCGGCGGCGGGACCGTCGCGGAACCCGAAGTCGAACAAGCCCGTGCCGACCACGGTCGTGACCGCACCGCCCTCGACGTAGCGCAGCGCCGAGGTCTCGGGGTCGGCCAGCCACAGCCGGTCCCCGGCCGGGGCCAGCCGTGAGGTCTGGGCGAACCACGCCTGGTCGAGCGGGCCGTCGAGCAGCCCCTCGTTGGTCGTGCCGCCCGCGACCCCGACCGCGCCGGTCAGCGGGTCGAGCGTCCACAGCTGGTGGGTGCCGGCCATCGCGATCCAGACGCGGTCGCCCCACCAGGCGACGTCCCACGGGGAGGAGAGCCGCGAGGTGTCGTCGCCGGGCATCCACTGCCGACCGTCGCCGGCCAGCGTGCGGACCGAGCCGTCCTCGAGCGAGAGCCCCGCGACCCGGTGGCCCACGGTGTCGGCCACGACCACGTCGTACCCCACCGCCACGGCGACGTCGGCCGGCAGCAGGCACAGCCCGTTCGGCTCGCTGAACCCGCCGATGCGGCGCACCACGTCGCCGGCGTCGCTGAGCTCGACGACCTCGTCGTGACCGGCGTCGGCGACCAGCACGCCACCACCGGGCAGCGGCACCGCCGAGGCCGGGAAGCGCAGGTCGGTCGGCTCGACCACGGGCGGCACGTAGGGCGAGTCGCCCGGCTGCAGGGTGCCGCGCTCGCGGTGGGCGGGCACCAGCTCGGCGAGCAGGGCGGCGATCGCGTGGGCGTGCCCCTCCCCGGCGTACTGCGCGACGACGTAGCCCTCGGGGTCGACCAGCACCAGCGTGGGCCAGGCGCGGGCGGTGTAGGCCTGCCAGGTGACCAGCTCGGGGTCGTCGAGCACGGGGTGGTGCACGCCGTAGCGCTCGACGGCCGCGGCGAGGGCGACCGGGTCGGCCTCGTGGACGAACTTCGGGGAGTGCACGCCGACCACGACCAGCTCCTCGGCGTACTCCGCCTCCACCGGACGCAGCTCGTCGAGCACGTGCAGGCAGTTGACGCAGCAGAAGGTCCAGAAGTCCAGCAGCACGAAGCGACCGCGCAGGTCGGCCATCGCCAGCGGGCCGTCGGTGTTCAGCCAGCCGCGGCCGACGAGCTCGGGGGCACGGACCGGCTGACGCCGGGGGGCGGGGGGCTGGGCAGAGGGCTGGGCGGGGGGCTGGGACGCGGGGTCGGACACCGAGGGACTCACCCGCAGATTCTCCCCACTCACCCCAGAGGACGGACAATCTGCGAAGGCAGGGTTCGGGTGGGGACCCGCGGGATACCGTGCGCCTGACGGACGGAGGGCCGCACATGCTGAGGGTGGACCTCGGCGCCGGGGATGTCGGGGTCGACGAGTCGTTCGACCGCTACGCCCGTATCGTGCGCCGTGCGCTCGACGTGCCCGTCGCACTGGTGAGCCTGGTCGAGCGGGACCGACAGGTCTTCGTGGGGGCCGTCGGCCTCGAGCCGGAGCTCCAGGAAGCGCGCCAGACGCCGTTGACGCACTCCTTCTGCCAGTGGGTCGTCCACGACCAGGCCCCGGTCGTCACCAGCGACGCCCGCCTCGACGAGCGGCTGCGCGACAACCTCGCGATCCCCGACCTCGGGGTCGTCGCGTACGCCGGGCACCCGCTGCGCGACCACACCGGCCGCATCATCGGCTCGCTGTGCGCCATCGACACCGAGCCGCGCGAGTGGGACGAGGCCTCCCTGCAGGTGCTCGGCGACCTCGCCGCGGCCTGCTCCACGGAGATCGCCCAGCGCAGCATGCGCACCCTCGCCACCCGGACGGCCCAGGAGGCGGAGTCGCTGAGCCGGCGCTCGGCGGTGCTGCTGGCGCTCTCGCAGAGCCTGTCGACGGCGCGCAGCCTGGTCGAGGTCGCGATCGCGGTCGAGCAGGTGGCCGTCGAGCACCTGGGCTGCCTGCGCGCCGGGCTCTGGCTGACCGACGACGGCTCCCCCAGCCGCGCCGCGGACCTGCCGCTGCGCGACTTCGAGGTCGGGCGCCTCAACTACATCCCGCAGATCTCCGACTCCTGGCACTCCGCCCAGCTCAACCGGGTGCTGCGCGCCGACGACTCCAACCCCCTCGGCGAGGCGCTGCTGAGCAACCGTCCGGTGTGGTTCCGCGACCGCGCCGAGCAGAACGAGGTCTACGGGCACCTCGACCTGCGCGCCCAGGTCGGCGAGGCCCGCGCCTTCCTGCCGCTGGGGTACGCCGGGCAGAGCCTCGGCGCGATGGCGATGATCTGGGACCACCCCAAGGAGCTGACCGGCGACGAGCTGGCCACGATCACGGCGCTGGCGTCGTACACCTCCCAGGCGCTGAGCCGGGCGCTGCTGCTGCAGGAGCAGTCCGACGCGCTGGTGGTCCTGCAGAGCGCGCTGCTGCCGCGCCTGCCCGACACCGGTGAGCTCGAGATGGCCGCCCGCTACCGGCCGGCGGCGGCGCGCGGGCAGGTCGGCGGCGACTGGTACGACGCGGTGGTGATGCCCTCGGGCGCCACCAGCCTGATGATCGGCGACGTCGTCGGCCACGACATCGGTGCCGCCGCCACCATGGGCCAGATGCGCACCACCCTGCGCGCCCTCGCCTGGGCCGTCGACGACCCGCCGTCGCGCCAGGTGCTCCGCCTCGAGGAGGCGATGCTCGACCTCGGTGTCGAGGGCATGGCGACCCTCGTCTACGGCCGCATCGAGGAGCCCGGCATCGACGGGAGCCGGGTGCTGCGCTGGACCAACGCCGGCCACCCGCCGCCGCTGCTGGTCCACCCCGACGGCTCCGCGCGCTACCTCGAGGACCGGGCCGGCGACCTGATGCTCGGCGTCCTCCCCGACGCCCACCGCACCGACAACCGCACCGACGTCCCCCGCGGCTCGCTGCTGCTGCTCTACACCGACGGGCTCGTCGAGCGGCGCGGCGAGGACCTCGACCAGGGGCTCACCCGCCTGCGGGTCAGCGCCACCGCGCACGCCGCCCTGCCCTCCGAGGCCTTCCTCGACCAGGTGCTGCACGACCTCCACGACGGCGAGCTGGCCGACGACGTCGCCGTGCTGGCCGTCCGCTTCGGCTGAGACCCGTGCGGGAGCGACCTCTCGGCCGCATCGCTAGAGTCCCGGGCATGAGCGACCAGGAGCTGCTGGCGGGGTACGCCGACGTGTGGTGGCAGGCGATCGACGACTTCACCGGGCTGCTGGAGAGCCTCGACGCCGAGGACTGGGACCGGCCCACCGACCTCCCGGGGTGGGACGTCCGCGCCGTCGCCGCCCACATCGCCCACCTCGAGCGGGTGCTGGCGACCGGCGAGGAGGAGACCGCCGACCTCGGGGACCCGGTGCCGGCCCACATCACCGGCCTGATGGGGCACTACACCGAGATCGGGGTGGTGAACCGGCGCGACGCCGCGCCCGACGCGCTGATCAACGAGATCCGGGAGGCGGCGACCGCGCGGCGTACCGCCCTGCTCACCGACCCGCCCACCGACGCCGACGCGACGCCGGAGCGGACCTTCGCGGGCGTTCCCTGGACCTGGCGGGTGCTGCTGCGCAACCGCCCCCTCGACGTGTGGATGCACGAGCAGGACGTGCGCCGCGCCGTCGGCCGCCCCGGCGGCATGGACACCGTCCCGGCCAAGCACACCGCCGAGTACCTCGCCGAGTCCCTCGGCTTCGTCCTGGCCAAGAAGGTCGGCGCCGAGCCGGGTACCACCCTGGTGCTGGAGATGGCCGGCAGCGACCCGTTCGCCTTCGAGGTCGGCGAGGACCGCCGCGGCAAGGCCCTGCCCGAGGTGCCGGCCGCGCCCGACGTACGCCTGGCGATGGACCGCGAGAGCTTCGTCTGCCTCGCCGGCGGCCGACGCCCGGCGCCCGGCGCCGTGCGCCT
This genomic window from Nocardioides marinus contains:
- a CDS encoding TIGR02453 family protein, which codes for MEFQGFPVAALDFYDDLEVDNTKSFWEAHKHVYAESVKAPMTALCAALEPEFGKAKIFRPYRDVRFAKDKTPYKTHQGAYVGVGPATGWYVEISPRGLRTGAGFYEASGTRLAAFREAVAHDTFGPELERLVAELEQAGFEVGGDTLKTQPRGFDADHPRIALLRHKALTLGRQHGFEPVIHTPEALDLVREDWRTLRPFVEWVQRHVQDRADAQH
- a CDS encoding nuclear transport factor 2 family protein, whose protein sequence is MSTSPDTRPAALTSDAIDWRASTEEHPARMASMRSYSAVAKGDLAEWLTVYAEDAVLEDPVGPSMFDPEGRGHRGHEGISAFWEQAIAPIATFEFTITDSFANPGSNTCANIGSIRTSFPDGSHTTTDLIMVYVVHDDGRVASMKAFWEPERTMATFTKA
- a CDS encoding RrF2 family transcriptional regulator — encoded protein: MRVSAKSDYALRALIEMATRADSAAVSAEELGRLQDIPRNFLQAILADLRRAGIVLSQRGQSGGWKLARVAGDVSVADVIRAVDGPLVSVYGLRPEQVEYNDRAEPLQQVWIAARRSLRDVFEHVSIQQLADQRLPDCVSRRTADEDAWAPH
- a CDS encoding acyl-CoA dehydrogenase C-terminal domain-containing protein, which translates into the protein MSHYKSNLRDIEFNLFEVLGRDEVLGTGPFAEVDGETAREVLAEVERLSREDLAASFVDSDRNPPVFDPATNTAPLPESFKKSYQAWMDAEFWRLQTFAELGGTPAPPSISWGLGELVLGANPAIWMYGAGPMFAGVLHRNGIERDKKIAQMMIDKGWVATMVLTEPDAGSDVGAGRTKATPNEDGTWNIEGVKRFITSAESDLSDNVIHLVLARPSGVEGAGGPGTKGLSLFIVPKFHFDLETGELGERNGAYVTNVEHKMGIKVSNTCEVTFGDPAVGGGEPARGFLLGEVHDGIAQMFQVIENARMMVGTKAIATLSTGYLNALEFAKSRVQGADLTQSGDKTAPRVTITHHPDVRRSLMTQKAYAEAMRSLVLYTASWQDRVALAEHNGEADKLAEAVNDLLLPIVKGYGSERSWTLLGTESLQTFGGSGFLQEYPIEQYVRDAKIDTLYEGTTAIQGQDFFFRKIVKDQGKALGHLAGEIQSFIDSEAGNGRLKNERALLATALDDANAMVGHLINDLMSAQEEIRNIYKVGLNTSRLLMTLGDVVCAWLLLRGAEVALEKLGGPEGGGKDKAFYEGKVAAAQFFAQNVLPKIAAERAIAEATDLSLMDIDEAAF
- a CDS encoding serine/threonine-protein kinase encodes the protein MPSVGDHLGRYRLLRVLGHGGMGVVYAALDTALDREVALKIITPQLAADEDYRARFRREAQALSRVESPHVVAVHDHGELDGCLHLVTAPVPDGDLFARVRDEGAPAPRVALDLVVQVLDGLEDAHRAGVVHRDVKPSNVLLRRRGERLEAVLCDFGIASLPGSEITRTGGLVGSYPYMAPERHQGQQTGVAGDVYSTGCLLWHVLTGAAPYSGTDVEVALAHLQAPVPQLPEVDDTTRDLNRVLARAMAKDPGARYPSARAMRRELATVLEHAPAALALPAATSVRHSVLPAVAALDTAAPAARRGRRAAALAGTAVGAVLVAAIGAYAGLSAGEGTVRTVAGPDGPTLTTTVTAQPVAVAPGATLSTQQPPRSRPTPRSGTLLLPEEPGDPTSAAPTRSSGGRGGAGGGRGLDTQAGPIEGPIDPTAGPSGRPTTEASPTKEPAPKADFHCWDGSEVVGGASACPDGPTGATGLRWMFATNASCTSKGTTAEQVSAMDCTISTPHGAGRLRMIQWVDVPTMKKQLSAYNGGKKPFRWTYGPAWARQTKQQPTTPYLRTNAYGDKRFSINLYGATEKARTWLIGHTGYRVPSQYRGYPLD
- a CDS encoding LysR family transcriptional regulator ArgP; amino-acid sequence: MDLPAPQLAALVAVVDAGTFEAAARALHVTPSAVSQRVRALESSVGQVLVRRATPCTATPAGDTLVRLGRAQALLQAEARTALEPAAGRRSELGLAVNADSLATWFRDVLGEAAGWDDAVLRLEVEDQAHSHELLRRGEALAAVTSDPEPVQGCSVERLGTMRYLPVAAPALLARHGDPSGRPDWSRMPVVVFNAKDALQHDLLAQELGERVAPPTHRVPTSADFLEALALGLGWGMVPETQLLPLERAGRLARLAPGRHVDVPLHWQRWRLDSPLLGRVTEAVRRAASAHLRR